The DNA sequence GTTGTAGATTGTCATTTACCTGCCTGCTGCCTCAATAGGGAAAGAACTGCAGGAAAGACTTTTAGATGAAAGTCGGGGGCTTGAGGATGAAAAAAagctggggtgggggggtgagtggagaggagaggagaaaggggagaggagaagagaggagatagaagaggggagaggagagagatgagcagagaggggagagaagaggagagaggagaggagagtgaagaagaggaaggagaggaacCTCATTACTGCATCTAACTCCTACCATGTCATGAGTTGGACGCAGTACTGGGGTTCCATTCACTAGGGAAAAAGTCTATGCACACAAGCTCTTTCACTACCAGGGCCTTCTATCACCTATATCAAGTCACCACCGCTTCCCGACTGGCTGGCTGCTTATGCATGCAACAGTAGTATTGTAGTCATTAGCAAAGGCAATAAATCCTCCTCTGAATAGCTTCACTGCAAGACTTCTGCACTGCATCTTCTTTAACTCATCTGGTCCCTGGTTGTAAAACCTGTTCTGGGATACAGCAAGCACACATGCACCCTTTTACAGTCATACTGaagtgacttcagaccaggcaaagttatGTAACAACAAAGTTCTTTACTAAAAAGTTGTTAAAATATACAGAATATACAGGCAATTGTTCATAAACCTCTTGACTATGGCATTAACTATGGCTTGTGGCCTGCTATCCCATTAACCCCACTCCTCACTAATGACCACGTGACACTGAAATGGGGGTAAATTtaccatagcagcctttttattaaccaaatataaaatAACTAACATAATAATTAACACAATAAACCTTGTTAATATATATCCAGTTTTATCACAAAAATGGAGCAcaaggtcccaataggcataaCCCATAACTGTACCTGCTAGTCACTTTTCAGGCCTCCAGTCGTGGAACCCCCAActcggagacaactagcaggtacccatataccaactgggagccgtacctcagacgggtccctacaccagGCCTTTTTGATGTGCCCATCTGACCCAAAAAAGGACCTTGCGCCCCTCAAATTGCCGCAACCAACCACGTGGGTTGCTGCATACCCCCACCATATCCACTAAAATTATAGGGAGGGCGGGGGGGGAAGTTCCTTACTCTCTCTCCTCGTGTTGTTACTGCGCCTCCCCTTCCGTTCCGTCTCACTTCCTTCCcggctcctccccctccactctgcaCTGCCAGCCCTGCTCGCTGTACCCACCCCCTTACCCAAGCCCATACAAGCCCCATTAACCGctgtcatgccggccctgcacTGAGTTACCTCTTAGGTAATGCTCCGGGCCTTAGTTTCCTACTACAAAGGGCTTCTTTGTTCCCCTTAGATGTTTTCTGGTGCCCCTGCCCTATGAGGTGGTCATACCTCAGATAGATGAGAAAGTCATTTTGGAGTCCATTAGCCCATTTAGCAGTGGCACGATTCCATATCCCTGGAACCCCTGACTGGGTTCccacaagggggggagggggttcagaAGAAAAAGCCATTACATCCTGGAACAGCTCCTATTCCCTTCCCATCATGGAGCAGAACTGAACTGAACCCCTGCCCTAAAGGCAGTTCCCTTTTAACAATTTTCCCTTGCAGAGGGCGGTACCTCCTAAAAAGCCTGGGAAAACCTAGCCAGCAGTGTTAGCCCTTGCTTCTCAGAACGTACTGGCTCTGCAGGGCAACATAACAAAACAGTGTAGTTAACTCATATTACAATATACAGTCTAACGAATGAATGCAAACAAAGCAATTAGAACAATAGtcaaaaacatatacaaaaatatacataacaCAGTAAACCCCTTGGAAGCACCTGCTTGCATGTCTTAGTTGAACATTCAATTCACTAATGTAGAAATTACACTTATTATTATGGCCAAGTGTCTGAGCCCCCTATATCATTACCTATTAGAAATGTGTCAGTGTCCCGAATTACTGCCAGACCCAGATGTCATCTGTTGCATTTATGCCTTGGACTCGGATCTCCTTTCCTAAATCTTGATCCTTTGTAGATTACAATTTGTCAAAGTTGATGTTAAATTTCTGGTGTCATGTCACCCTACCCTAACCCATCGTCACCAATCCCACCTTGTTTATCATAAACAGAAACTTTGTAAGAAAAAATGTACAGCGAATTTCCTGAATTTTTACAAGGTAAAACATtgcactgtacacactgtacacacCTTGCCTTGAGAGAGGAGGACTATGTCCAGAAAATTTCCCACAATGGTGGCCACCATGAGTCCCAGTCACTGATGGTACAGTCTACGGGTTTGTTGGGCTCCAACTACTCATGATCACCGAGTTGGATATCATTATTGGCATTGCCATCTCAGCACCGCTCACTTAGCCCCCCACATCCCGTCTTATCAGGCCTGGACGAGTTCCCTTTAAATAATCATttatggcagcacagtggtgtagtggttagcactctcgcctcacagcaatagggtcgctggttcaaatcccaaccacgacactacctgcctggagtttgcatgttctccctgtgcctgcgtgggtttcctccgggtactccggtttcctcccacactgcaaagacatgctggtaggtttattggcttctctccaaaaaaaaaaattggccctggtgtatgggtgtgagttggggaccttggattgcagaccccttgggggtggggaccggaGTGGGTGTGTGCGGAGTGCTGtgtagattgatggcgctacaagcgtaccttaaatatatatataaaaaaaaaaataatatagtggatgggcatcttgatgggatgcaatgtgcggggatgggggtgctcactcaggttgaactggatggactagtgtctttattcaaccttactaactatgtaactatatgcaaaGTTTTATATAACATACATTAATATTATCTATCCATACAGCAGAAACAAACCAAAACCCTGGGTggtaaaataaaattattattgttCAAAGTATTTGTTCTCTTCACAGCTTCTTTCTGAAAACGCCTGCTGGGTCTTAGTGTCACACCAAGCTCAACATGGCAGTGGCAGTTGATTTTTGTGCAGTAAAGCATTCTATGACTGGAAACCCCTCTGTGGTAGCTGACCATCGATGATCCATCAGTGTTGTCCTAATGCAAGAGCACCACCAATAAATGTGACATCATTTTGAACACTAGCACATGCCAATTCCAAGTTGGACACCAGAAAACACAGTCTGGTCCTTCTCGTTTTGGACACATCCTTCAGATGATGCAGAGGCAGTACATTTAGCATGTTGCTGCCCTATTTTAATAAACTGTTTAGCCAGAGAAATTCCTCCAGTGAAATTTCTCCATTACCAGCACTCAGTTCTGCTGGGATCTCAGAAGTAAATTTAATGGCAGATGGGATGCTGAGAACATGCTAGGCTCAGGATTCAGAAGAAAAGTCAATCAGTGCACCCAGAAGCTTCTACCATCTCTACCTGTACACCAGTTTAAGACGTCCTCTGTGTGTAGAGTCAGAACTGTGATTGAAAATCCAAATATGTAGAGCCATGTTCCTCGACACCCCTCTAGGCAATCAGGAATCCCGAATAGCTCTGCAAGAAGGGGAGAACCTTCATTCAGTCCCATTAGTGAGGGTTCCTATGTCTCAGGGCATAGTTTGAAGCCGCTTCCTGGTTCCAGTTGACGTTCTCCAGGATGCGGCGGCACTCCTCCTTACTGTACCGGCTCATGTTGTACAGATGGACCACctgaagagagagaagaaagaactGCATGACAAAAGAGCCTCACATTGGGAAATGTAGGTCAATTCTACCAATGTACTCTCAAGTAGTTTATTTTACAAAAACATGATCATGATGCTGCATAAATCCTAAATCCATGAAATAGGCATAGTAAGCCAGCTGATCAAAATGCAATGGATGTCTCCTGTGGGATGTATCCTGAAAAAGGAACCAGGGCTTTAAATAATGTTTACACCTCTATTCCCCATGACAAAGTTGACAATTCCCTCCAACTTGTTCTATCAGTCCCACTGTATTCGAAAATTTAAGATGACTCCAATTTGAATTCTTATGACAGCCTCACCTTTTGGCATCCGTACCTCCTGACAACCCCACCTTCTGACCACCCCACCTGCTGACAACCCCACCTCCAGACAACCAAACCTTCTGGCACACCTACCTTCTGAGCACCCTAACTGCTGAAATCCCTACCTAATGAATGATCCTCCCTTCTTCTGACCACCCTGACCTTGTGACCACCCTACCTTCTGATAACCCCACCTTCTTACTCCTCCACCTTCTGACAATCCCCACCTTATGATAACCCCACCTTCAGACTCCCCCACTTTCTGACCACCCCACCATCTGATAATCCCTACCTTCTGACCACCACACCTTCTGACACCCCCATCCTTTGGCGACCCTACCTCCTGACAACCCCACCTTCTGATTTCCCGACCTTCAGACCACTCCACCTTCTGACAATCCCCACTTTCTgacaacccccccttctgaccaccCAACCCTCTGACAATCCCTATCTTCTGAAAAACCCATCTTCTGACATTCCCCACCTTCTGACAACCTTACTTCCTGATCACTGTACCTTCTGACGACCCTACTTTCTGACAACCCTACCTTTTGACCACCACACCTTCTGTCTACCTACCTTTTGACCACCCCACCCTCTGAAAATGTCTATCTGCTGACAACTTCACTTTCAGACCACCTCGCCTTCTGATGGCCCTACCTTCTGACCACCCCCCCTTCTGATGACCCTACCTCCTGACAACCATACTGTACCTCTTAACCACCTTCTGACGACCCTACCTCCTAACAACCCCACCTTTTGACCACCCAAGCTTCTGATAACCCCACCTTCGGACTACCCACCTTCTGACTACTCACCTTCTGATCACCCCACCCTCTGACAATCCCTATCTTCTGACCACTCCACCTTCTGACTACCCCACCTTCTGATGACCCTACCTCCTGACCACCCCATCTTCTAATGACCCTACCTCCTGACAACCTCACCTTCTGACCACCTCACACTCTGACCACAAGAACTTCTGACAAACCTACCTCCTGACATCTTAACCTTCTAAGGATCCTACCTCCTGACCAAACCCACCTTCTGACCATCACACCTTCTAGCAATCCAACCTTCTGACCACAACATCTTCTGACAACCCCCAGGTTCTGATGACCCTACCTCCTGACCCCACCTTCTGACCACCCCACCTTCTGACAATATTCACCTTCTGACCAACATCTGTAGACATCTTGTCTACACAGTATGGTGAAAGGGTGTAGCAGCCAgcaggccttaaagtggagttccacccacttttacaactcttcagcatccctcactaaactgtgcactgtaaacgaattggatattttaaacatttttttctcagcacctactgtatatctgctgtattcatttttcacttcctcctccctggccgcggcccattgcatcatttcctgtttgcaatgccttctggaaaggggcggcaacttcctctgaaactgctgttgctatggaaacctgacctgaaacctattacactgcttgtgctgcactgagcatgtgtgagatctgcaaggatgagatccaggaagaaatacagtctggcttcagatgcccacacttaagatggccacggcctgctgtaagtttataaaataacaaactactgctataaactaacaaaacagaccttagtttacagactaactttactagaatacattaagcttgtgtattataggggtatttttatttaaaaagtataatttcgtccggaacaccactttaagtgtcaACCCACAACCCAAATTATCTTTTACAGATCTTCTGCTCCCCTTTTGGTATATTTCCAATAGTTTCCATTGCTAACCTCATATTTTGAAAATGCTAGTGCCAGGCTGttatgctgatccatatgcttgaGTTCTGACTGAGGCATTGACCTGGACCAAGTATACAGATAAGGGATAAAGCCTTTCCTGATCTCCAGGCTTGTTCTAGGTCAGTAATGCAGAACGTATTATAGCCAGCCAGGGAACTAGTATCCTCAGAAGGTCCTCCATGGCCACCAGGGGATAATTTCTCAAGATTGTACTCAAACCTCCAAACTATTCAGGCCACGGATGATTCCAATCTTTGGGTACTCAAAATAAGGCTCTTTTAAATAGCACGTGTGATATTGTATAGACATTTGGGTGCTGCTGTGTGTGGTGTGGATCTCCCTCATGTCCCAGAGGTTATGGTGCCGGCATCCTGGCTACAATTGACCTCAGTAATTCATACAATGGTTTTATGCCCCACGAAGATGTTATCACACAGCTACAGTATGTGCCGAGCACCAAGGATGAAGATGAGACATTTGTCGGTGACTCCCAATTTACATTCACCTCTGATATGAGCAGTTTATTGGTTTATTAGGAAACTGTCACCTTTAAGTGCTGGACGGCCCGTGTCACGTCTCCTCCGAAGAAACGCAGGGCTTCATGGCACTTCTCTGGTGTCACGCCATGGATCTGATCCTCCACCTGCAGAAAAATAGACATTATAGACATTATACTGTGTATCCAGGATTCCAGTGGTGCCTGTAAAATGAATTGTTTATGTTAAGGTGTACCCACCATGAAAGGAACGTGGAGGCTGCAGTTTTGAGTCAGTGGTAAACTAAATTCACTTTACTGTTGATCTGATGCCTCTACATATTTCATTGGATGGATTATTTATGGATCTGTGAGCATGGAAGTGAACCGGTAAAGGGGCTGTGTTTGGGGCCCTATAAAGGAATCTACATCCTGATAACGTATTGCACTCTCAGAGGAACATTTTAGCCAGCCTGACTGTGGATCAGCAAATGTCAACATCAAAAGGGACTATTCcttggcttcttcttccccgcttcgtcctcgatccgcctcaatgggagtctcccgctgtgtgacacttctgttcttctgacagttcttttatagctgagggcggggccacatgttGTTCCCTAGTGACCCCCCTCTgaagcacagggacttccctatgcctgaagggcctggtatggaatttggggggacccccacgcatttttataaaaaattttggtttggtgttttaaaggaatattacacttttattgtttcactttaagcattattaaaatcactgctcctgaaaaaacggccatttttaaaacttttttttgcatggatacatgtcccctggggcaggacccgggtccccaaacactttttatgacaataacttgcataataacctttaatatttaaacttttaaagggtgttcctcagatttcgaatttgccgcgaacaccccaaattgttcgctattcggcgaacgggcgaacagccaatgttcgagtcaaactcatgtttgacccgaacataaagcccatccctactcccaaATGGTGTTGCATTTAAAAAGGAAGCCACAATCCCCAAGGGCCTACTTCATGTAGATTGGCTGAGGAGAGTAGGgctgctcctcagctccatctggcTGTCCTTCTTTCCACAATCTGCCTCATTTAAGGTCCCACACACAGAATTTCCTGGTTTTGATCCCCTCCCGTCCCTCTTTGTGCCAGACTGAAGACTACGGGGAATCACTGGAGCTAGAGATTGGCAACGGGGCATCAGGAGAAGCTAATAAACTTTCATTCCCATCAACCAACTCCCTTCCTACTCTAAATCCAAAATGCTTGCAAAAGTGTTTTAATAACCTCTAGACCACTCAGTGTCCTCACCTCTCTGATCTTTTTCAGCAGTTCTCTGTGTGTCATCCTCTTGCTGCATCTTCGAGATGAACATTCACGTGGCAGTTCAGGGACAATCACAGTTTCTTTGGGACCCAAGTTTGGGTTGGATGGAAATTTATCTTTCTTATTGAAGCTCAAGGACCGACTGGGGCAATTCATGGTGGGCACAGCCAGAAACCCATCCTTGGAGGATGTTGTTTTGGGAGGAGTTGGGCGACGCTGATTGTCCACCAAATGCCGTGGGTGATGGTCACTCAGTGTTCTTAAAAACAGTTTTTGGGGCGATGCTGCTGTGCAATTAATTTCCAATCTGCAGGGCTTAGATGAGGGCTGGCTATGAGGCTTGTCCTTTGTATCAAAGTCAGGGAATTTCTCCAGACTTCTAGACATACCTGAGGAGGCAATTCAGATGAATGTAAGAGAAAAGACATGAGAAGAATTGGAGAAACAGACAAAAATAAACACAATTAATGATGAAGCTTTGAAGATGAAAATGTATTAGACGTGAGGAAGATAAGGCAAGGAGAATGAAAAGGGTTAAAAGAAAAGAAAGGGTGAGGTGTGTTAATGCTCACCACATGGAGACACTTACGTCGTTGACGCAGCAATCTCTCTCTAACAGGATCATGAACGCATCTTCTTTGATCCTCCTTTGCTATGGCTCTCATGCTGAAAGAAACAAGAACTCATGAGTATGTGAGAAGTACCATTACTTAATTTACTCAGGGGTGGCAAGAGACTTACTCTTTATGTGAGTCATCATTCCTAAGAGAAAGCTTCTCCAGACTATTGGACAAGTGTAAAGAGTTACAGGCATTGTCAAAGTCCTCTGAATAGATGACGGCAGTGGGTAAAGCTCCAATCCTAAGAGTCCgctgattctgcactctccagaGCTTAGTGTCTAACCTGTGGGAAGAGATTTACAAAGGTCTTTTCCAGCAATACAAGGAACATATAAGTACTAGTACAAATTAAAATTAATTTTCTTGGAAAGTAGCATCTGCCTGGGTTGTTTTTCTTATACAGTTGCCACCTGGGAAGCTAAAGCTGGAACAGTCTTGGGCATCTTAAACATGGAGAAGTCCAGGTGTCAGAGAATGCTTACCAGATGTTCAGTTCTCAGAAATGCGCATGCATGCGGAATCATTAGCAGAATAGTGACCAGGCACCCGAAAGCGCGCAGGAATGTGCACTGGTGCGTGTGCACACAGTGCATGCTGGCGCCAGATGGGCTATTTAAGGATCGTTCTGCTCATACCTAACTGCTAATTGGTCTTTCAGCTGTTGCCTGCATTTTGCGTTCTTCCTGTGTGTTTCCCTTGTTGCTGACCCGACTTGCACCTGACCTGATCTTGGATCCTGCTTCTGATTTGTCACTTAATTCTTGACCCCAGCTCTGTTCCTGACTTCGGCTCTGCTTTTGATTTGGTACCTCGCGGCCCACCTGTTGATGACCCTGGTTATTTCTGTGACCACACTTCTATCTCCAATCCTGGCTGTCGTTCCTGCTCGAGTGTTCACCTGGCTGTACACTGCACCTGCTCTGCACTTCACTGAGAGTTCTTACAAGCTACGCATCCTGAACCTGCAGCACAAGTGGATTGCCCCTTTAATCTTTGCTGGTTTCCTAAACACAGATACGGTTCCTGTACTGATGGTCCACCTTCTGCCCAGAATCCCCTACTCCAGCTACAAGTTCTCCTATTAACAACTGCTGGCACTCGTGTGTCCTCCTGTGCCTTGGTACTCTCTGTCCCACTCTCAGTGGGGCCAGTGTGGGAGATATAAGAGAGGCTAACCTTGTCATATCaatctcctaccaggtacgtgacaccaggcCCCAGATCATATCTCCCAGGTGGCCTGGGAAGAAACCCCACAGGGAAAAGTTGCAACATAAATGGAAGCCTAATGCCAATTGGTCTGCTGCCACCATGACCTTCTCCAGATCAAGCACACAGATCATAGATAGTGGAGATAAATGGAAGATAGTGAACAATGGATGCATAAAGAATAATCAGCAAGGAAATATTCATTCATTGTAGAAGATGAATGATGACCAGTTATGAGCGATGTATTATGGGAGATGAATGGGGGATTGAGGCAAGTGGACACAGAGAACAAATAATAATTTCCTTACCCAGCATTAATGACAGTGACAACATCCCCAGCATCCAGGGGGAGACAGGAGGAATTGTTAACTTCCTGATGAACCCGTACCTCTAGTGGTTTCAACTGCAAAAGGAAGaaaatttatatttaataaagaaCTATCAAGTGAGGTCATATAATGAGTAAGGAAGGAGTAGTATCAAAGCGCAGCACCAAGGAAATTACAGTAACTGAGACTTTATAGTAAGAAACATCACACATTATCATGTTTAGTAGAAAGTCTCTTTCCAAAAATCAGAGTATAGGGAAATACTGGTGATAGACTTCCTGAAATTATTAAAGAATAAAGGTTAATATTGAGATAGATGTACCTCCAAAATTAGAACAGAGAAATAGATTAGAAATACCCCAGACTCATTTGAGATTGGTTTTACAGAAACATCAAAGATAGATCTCCTGGGTGTATTTTAGAGATCCATTACAGACCAAATTAGATGGCGATATAGGAGATAGATGTCCTACATTCATTTATATAAAAGTGGAGGTCAAAGTTGATGACAGACCTCCAAAACCCATGAAAGATAGGAGTAGAGGGCAAAAATGGCAATAGTCTTGTGAGTTGGGTGCAGAGTGGCGCGCCAGCGGCAGAGAACACACAGAGGATAAACTAAATTGACTGGCAGGTGACCACAACCATGGAGGTCACTTACAGAGTCAGTAGCAGTGATTCAGTCCCTTGAAACAATGCTGATATAATGAGGAGCAGGAATACTGGCCGGTCCGACCCAACTGGGAGGCTTCCAAGGTGAGGTGGCGTATTCTTAGCGCTTTCCTTACTCCTCTGGAATCTCTCCCTACACTAACCACTCTCAGTTAGTGCACCAAATCAGGGGTTCAGGGGCTAAAATAAGCTCTCCTGCCGCCCAAGATGGCCGCGGACTTCATGAGGGGCAACAACGTCTAATCGGACAGCTGTTCCTCTGGTGACcgcaggaaatcatagaggaaccaagttccttacaacttccttccccttctgcattgccgcTTCGGTCGAGTGCCACCTACATTGGGGAATATGGACTGCACCTGCCCACAGTCTTCCCAGTCCCTTGCACATTAGGGTAGAGGGCAATATCAGAGATGGATGTCCTGAATCCAAAAAGAGGCTCCTCCTGGATCCATTACAAGGCACTCTAGAGGACAATATTTGAGACAGTCCTATCATAATTAGAAGACAATATGTGAGATAGATCTCTTTGATACAATTGTCAGATCACTTACCTCTTGAAGAAGGCTGATGAGAGAGGCAAAATTTGGCCTCTCTTTCGGTATGTACGCCCAACATTTCATCATCACATTGTACAAAGCAGGAGGACAGTCATCGGGGCACTCCAGCCGCTCAGCCTCTCTTTCAATTGCAGCTAAAATCTGATGAAATGGATACAGTTACAAATCTCAGGACAGAGGAAGGTAATTGATcgacaaactttctaaacaaaggctcagtttattgtcctttagactttagtggGGCCAGATTCTGTAGGAGTATACAGTGTCCCAGGCTTGctaatcagtgggagtaaaaaaaattacatagcactTGTGGTCAGCAGGAGAAAGAATAAAGACCTATCAATGGCATTAGTGGAAGGACTAGTCCTAATGCTGTCAGTGAATGGGATTATgtctcactgttggtgtcagtaagaggaatagtgccccaagggttgaATGAAGGCAAGCAAAAGAATATGGAGAGTACTGCTCTACAGGATCTATACATTACCTGTCTCCCATTCAGGCCAAGCCATGGGTCCTGTCCATAAGTAAACATCTCCCACATGGTGACCCCGAACATCCAGACATCACTTGGGTGTGAAAACGTGCCAAACTTCAAGCTCTCTGGTGCACACCTACAACACAGGGGGAAAATAATGGAGTCTTTAGTGGTTAAGACTTTCCAAACATAACCCAACCTTAGATTTGGTTAGCATCTTACTCCTTAC is a window from the Aquarana catesbeiana isolate 2022-GZ linkage group LG03, ASM4218655v1, whole genome shotgun sequence genome containing:
- the LOC141133832 gene encoding activated CDC42 kinase 1-like, with protein sequence MFVVRRQDIHTPFHQDSMNSSTSSLTPSFLSPFSTSPLSTSSSTMSPISTLSSAPSPASTLPSISFSPAFPQGDSDCSLKCLINDQDLDLSERLGGGCFGVVRRAEWKIPNGSTVSVAVKTLHADADCNPEVLQDFLQEVNAMYALDHPHLIRLYGVVLTQPMKMVTELAPLGSLLDHLHSYNGVYSLQLLWSYSIQIASGMSYLETHNFIHRDLATRNVLVVSEKVVKIGDFGLTRILRTDDEHYTMSPHRKIPFAWCAPESLKFGTFSHPSDVWMFGVTMWEMFTYGQDPWLGLNGRQILAAIEREAERLECPDDCPPALYNVMMKCWAYIPKERPNFASLISLLQELKPLEVRVHQEVNNSSCLPLDAGDVVTVINAGLDTKLWRVQNQRTLRIGALPTAVIYSEDFDNACNSLHLSNSLEKLSLRNDDSHKDMRAIAKEDQRRCVHDPVRERLLRQRRMSRSLEKFPDFDTKDKPHSQPSSKPCRLEINCTAASPQKLFLRTLSDHHPRHLVDNQRRPTPPKTTSSKDGFLAVPTMNCPSRSLSFNKKDKFPSNPNLGPKETVIVPELPRECSSRRCSKRMTHRELLKKIREVEDQIHGVTPEKCHEALRFFGGDVTRAVQHLKVVHLYNMSRYSKEECRRILENVNWNQEAASNYALRHRNPH